A single Desulfovibrio gilichinskyi DNA region contains:
- a CDS encoding lipoprotein-releasing ABC transporter permease subunit, with product MKFELFVALRYLFTLRKNSFISVISLFAVCGVAIGVAALIVVMGVMNGFSTDLRDKILGVNAHIVVSAYDGALDNYHHIVDKIEKLKGVTGVTPFIYSEVMLSSRGGVKGVVLRGLDASSAKGVLSLPGDITSGSVDSLSSNSTIPEIIIGTQLAKRLGLVIGDSVNLLSPTGQKSAAGFTPKVRIFNVGGVFRTGMFEYDSSLAYISNKAAQNLLGFKRDFVSGLEIHVDDVYAVDQIAQHLEKLLEGYPVQIRTWKQMNANLFAALKLEKTAMFIILAMIILVGSFSIITTLVMLVMQKTRDIAVLMSMGATSGSIRRIFMWQGTLIGLIGTSMGYLIGVPIALLLKKYQFIKLPSNVYPVDYLPIKMDMMDLTIIGVSAFLLCFLATLYPAKQAAALEPAKALRYE from the coding sequence ATGAAATTTGAATTATTCGTTGCATTAAGATATTTATTTACTCTGAGGAAGAATTCTTTCATCTCAGTGATTTCTCTTTTTGCAGTTTGCGGTGTAGCAATCGGTGTTGCGGCACTGATTGTTGTTATGGGTGTTATGAACGGGTTTTCTACTGACTTGAGAGACAAGATTCTTGGAGTCAATGCGCATATCGTAGTATCGGCGTATGATGGAGCTCTGGATAATTACCATCACATCGTTGATAAAATTGAAAAATTAAAAGGCGTTACAGGTGTAACGCCTTTTATCTATTCTGAAGTAATGCTTTCCAGTCGTGGTGGAGTTAAAGGAGTTGTCTTGCGTGGTCTTGATGCTTCTTCTGCCAAAGGGGTTTTGAGTCTGCCCGGAGATATTACTTCCGGCAGTGTTGATTCGTTATCGTCAAATAGTACAATCCCTGAAATTATTATAGGTACACAGCTGGCTAAGAGACTCGGACTTGTAATAGGTGACTCAGTCAATCTGCTGTCTCCTACAGGGCAGAAGAGTGCAGCCGGATTTACTCCGAAAGTCCGTATCTTTAATGTAGGCGGTGTTTTTAGAACCGGAATGTTTGAATACGATTCTTCATTAGCCTACATCAGTAACAAAGCTGCACAGAATTTACTCGGTTTTAAAAGAGATTTCGTATCCGGTCTTGAAATTCACGTTGATGATGTTTATGCCGTTGATCAAATCGCTCAGCATTTAGAAAAGCTGCTTGAAGGATATCCGGTGCAGATAAGAACCTGGAAGCAGATGAATGCTAACTTGTTTGCAGCATTGAAACTTGAAAAAACGGCAATGTTTATCATTTTGGCGATGATTATTCTTGTCGGTTCATTTAGCATAATAACTACTTTAGTAATGCTTGTTATGCAGAAAACCAGAGATATTGCTGTTCTTATGTCCATGGGAGCAACATCCGGCAGCATCCGGCGGATTTTTATGTGGCAGGGAACGTTGATAGGACTGATCGGTACAAGCATGGGGTATCTGATAGGTGTGCCTATTGCGTTGCTTCTTAAGAAATATCAGTTTATCAAATTGCCAAGTAATGTTTATCCTGTTGATTATTTACCTATAAAAATGGATATGATGGATTTGACAATAATAGGTGTTTCTGCCTTTTTGCTTTGTTTTCTGGCTACTCTGTATCCGGCAAAACAAGCTGCAGCGCTTGAACCTGCGAAGGCTCTGAGATATGAGTAG
- a CDS encoding ABC transporter ATP-binding protein, translating into MSSLLYKLTGIGKEFEGPTEIVQVLNDVNLDVESGESLAIMGSSGSGKTTLLHILGTLDTASRGNIDFAGMNFNDMPAEKRAQVRNREIGFIFQFHHLLPEFTTLENVALPAMIAGISRKDASAMAREALILVGLENRLDHRVTTLSGGERQRAAIARAVLLKPKVLLADEPTGNLDEKTGKMVGEMLVSLNEELGMTLIVVTHNIELAGIMKRRLELRSGELYVQN; encoded by the coding sequence ATGAGTAGTTTACTTTATAAACTTACTGGTATCGGGAAAGAATTTGAAGGCCCCACTGAGATTGTTCAGGTTCTGAACGATGTTAATTTGGATGTTGAGTCAGGTGAGTCCCTTGCTATAATGGGGTCATCCGGTTCAGGTAAAACAACTCTTCTCCATATTTTAGGGACACTTGATACCGCCTCACGGGGTAATATTGATTTTGCAGGAATGAATTTTAATGATATGCCTGCTGAGAAGAGAGCGCAGGTCAGGAATCGGGAGATAGGTTTTATTTTCCAGTTCCATCATTTGCTTCCGGAGTTTACTACTTTGGAAAATGTTGCCCTGCCTGCTATGATAGCAGGTATAAGTCGGAAAGATGCTTCTGCTATGGCGCGCGAGGCTCTGATACTTGTCGGATTGGAAAACAGGCTGGATCATAGAGTGACCACTCTTTCCGGTGGCGAGAGGCAGCGGGCCGCAATTGCCAGGGCTGTTCTGCTTAAGCCGAAAGTTCTGCTTGCAGATGAACCTACCGGTAATTTGGATGAGAAAACAGGGAAGATGGTTGGTGAAATGCTGGTTTCTCTCAATGAAGAATTAGGAATGACTCTTATAGTTGTGACCCATAATATAGAATTGGCCGGTATTATGAAACGCCGGCTTGAGTTGCGTTCCGGAGAACTTTATGTCCAGAATTAA
- the pyk gene encoding pyruvate kinase yields MRTKVIATLGPASGSVEVIRKMVLNGVRILRLNFSHSDSESFRPVVKMIREVESELGIPLTIMGDLCGPKIRVGVIAGAPLEIGQDASVYLGLPEESEKYTDCPFIPLDQPVLLHGLEDGMLVSLSDGVLQFIVTETIIKDKLYKLQAQNAGILSSRKGIAFPGKNLALAAFTEKDKVDLIGAIEIGLDAIAMSFVQTPKDVEDVKAEMQKHGAWLPVVAKIERQNAVDNIEEILKVADVIMVARGDLGLECKLSSVPVIQKKLIRACRHAQKPVIVATQMLLSMVKNPIPTRAEANDVANAIMDGADCCMLSEETAVGDYPAEAVGFIREIAEATEPYYLERAAGPYLPAKETNPIKYLSYSACLLADNINSPAILCHSTSGASAKVLCSRRPGQPIHCLTPDKSVPAYLNFFWGTIPVLTDAKIPEHRARLEKYLEENKDFPRGEGYILVSGQPTPGQTESKTNEIKLYYK; encoded by the coding sequence ATGAGAACAAAAGTTATCGCTACATTAGGCCCGGCTTCTGGGAGCGTTGAGGTTATACGTAAAATGGTTCTTAACGGAGTAAGAATTTTGCGTTTAAATTTTTCTCATTCTGACTCTGAAAGTTTCCGGCCTGTTGTTAAAATGATCCGGGAAGTGGAATCAGAGCTTGGAATACCTCTTACCATTATGGGCGATTTATGCGGACCTAAAATCAGAGTCGGTGTAATTGCAGGGGCGCCTCTTGAAATCGGACAGGATGCAAGTGTCTATCTTGGACTGCCCGAGGAAAGTGAAAAATATACTGACTGTCCGTTCATCCCCCTTGATCAACCTGTTTTACTTCACGGCCTTGAAGATGGGATGCTTGTTTCGTTAAGTGATGGAGTTTTACAGTTTATCGTTACCGAAACAATTATTAAAGATAAACTTTATAAACTTCAGGCTCAGAATGCAGGTATTTTATCCTCTCGCAAGGGAATCGCATTTCCCGGTAAAAATCTGGCATTAGCTGCCTTTACGGAAAAAGACAAAGTCGATCTTATCGGTGCAATTGAGATAGGTCTTGATGCAATCGCGATGTCATTTGTTCAGACTCCTAAAGATGTTGAAGATGTTAAAGCGGAAATGCAGAAGCATGGAGCATGGCTCCCTGTTGTTGCTAAAATTGAACGTCAGAACGCTGTCGATAACATTGAAGAAATTTTAAAAGTTGCTGACGTTATCATGGTTGCACGCGGAGACTTAGGTCTTGAATGTAAGTTGTCGTCTGTACCTGTTATTCAGAAAAAGCTTATCAGGGCATGCCGCCATGCTCAGAAACCCGTTATTGTTGCAACTCAGATGCTTCTCTCGATGGTTAAGAATCCGATTCCTACCCGCGCAGAAGCTAATGATGTGGCAAACGCTATTATGGACGGAGCTGACTGCTGCATGCTTTCCGAAGAAACCGCTGTAGGTGATTATCCTGCTGAGGCTGTAGGTTTTATCCGTGAGATTGCAGAGGCAACCGAGCCGTATTATCTTGAAAGAGCAGCTGGTCCTTATCTACCGGCAAAAGAGACTAATCCAATTAAATACTTAAGTTACTCTGCCTGTTTACTTGCAGATAATATTAATAGTCCTGCAATCCTTTGCCACTCAACCAGTGGAGCGTCTGCCAAAGTGCTTTGCAGCCGTCGTCCCGGACAGCCTATTCACTGTCTGACTCCAGATAAAAGTGTTCCCGCATATTTGAATTTTTTCTGGGGCACAATTCCCGTCTTAACCGATGCAAAAATTCCAGAGCATAGAGCCCGCCTCGAAAAATATCTTGAAGAAAATAAAGATTTTCCAAGAGGAGAAGGGTATATTCTTGTTTCAGGTCAGCCGACACCTGGACAGACTGAGTCAAAAACAAATGAAATTAAATTGTATTACAAATAG
- the lysS gene encoding lysine--tRNA ligase yields MPLLEALQAQNELNQVLKNRVEKACTLLDEGVKLYPNDFSKDTDVSFIWDNYDKTPAEEIDNLGKTFKMAGRVLTLRSFGKVAFFHLQDPSGRIQVYAAKDDLGADLYKIFKKFDIGDIVGVEGELFRTKTDELTLKATAVTLITKSMRPLPEKYHGLKDVETRYRQRYVDLIVTPKAREIFQKRTLIVRSIRNYLDNLGFMEVETPMMQSIPGGAAAKPFETHHNALDMKLYLRIAPELYLKRLLVGGFEKVYEINRSFRNEGISTRHNPEFTMLEFYWAYANYVDLMDLTEDMISKICKAVNGDTKVTYQGEVIDLTPGEWKRVSFHDSLEKIGDVSPEIYSDYDKCKELVKNLGEKATDGEKLGKLQAKLFDLLVEPKLIQPHFIYHYPTEISPLSRRNEENPDLTDRFELFVCGRELSNAFSELNDPVDQRCRFMEQVAEKEAGDDEAHNMDEDYVRALEYGMPPAAGQGIGIDRLVMLLTDSVSIREVILFPLLKSEAPSGTGGA; encoded by the coding sequence ATGCCCCTGCTTGAGGCTCTGCAAGCTCAGAATGAACTTAATCAGGTTCTGAAGAATCGTGTAGAAAAGGCTTGTACCCTTCTTGATGAGGGTGTGAAACTTTACCCTAACGACTTCAGTAAAGATACAGATGTTTCATTTATTTGGGACAATTACGACAAAACTCCTGCTGAAGAGATTGATAATCTCGGCAAGACGTTTAAGATGGCAGGTAGAGTTTTAACTCTGCGTTCCTTCGGTAAAGTCGCATTTTTTCACCTTCAGGATCCTAGCGGTAGGATTCAGGTTTATGCTGCAAAGGACGACCTTGGTGCGGATCTGTATAAAATTTTTAAAAAATTTGATATCGGTGACATTGTCGGAGTTGAAGGAGAACTTTTCAGAACTAAAACTGATGAGTTAACTCTTAAAGCTACTGCCGTTACTCTTATCACTAAATCTATGCGTCCGCTTCCTGAAAAGTATCACGGACTTAAGGATGTTGAGACCAGATATCGTCAGCGTTATGTTGACCTGATCGTTACTCCTAAAGCTCGTGAGATTTTCCAGAAGAGGACGCTGATTGTCCGCTCTATAAGGAATTACCTTGATAATTTGGGCTTCATGGAAGTGGAAACTCCCATGATGCAGTCAATTCCTGGCGGAGCTGCGGCAAAACCATTTGAAACACATCATAATGCACTCGATATGAAGCTTTACTTGCGCATTGCACCGGAGCTTTATCTTAAACGTTTGCTGGTTGGTGGTTTTGAAAAAGTTTATGAGATTAACCGCAGTTTCAGAAATGAGGGAATTTCCACTCGTCATAACCCGGAATTCACAATGCTTGAATTCTACTGGGCATATGCAAACTATGTGGACCTCATGGACCTTACTGAAGATATGATTTCGAAGATATGTAAAGCCGTTAACGGTGATACTAAAGTTACCTATCAGGGTGAAGTTATTGATTTGACCCCGGGTGAATGGAAGCGTGTATCGTTCCATGATTCTCTGGAGAAAATCGGTGATGTTTCTCCTGAAATCTATTCAGATTATGATAAATGTAAGGAACTGGTTAAGAACCTTGGCGAAAAAGCCACTGACGGTGAAAAACTCGGTAAGCTTCAAGCTAAACTGTTCGACCTGCTTGTTGAACCTAAGCTGATTCAGCCTCATTTTATTTATCATTATCCTACGGAAATTTCTCCTCTTTCTAGAAGAAATGAAGAAAATCCCGATTTAACTGACCGTTTTGAACTTTTTGTGTGCGGCCGTGAGCTTTCCAATGCTTTTTCTGAATTAAACGACCCTGTTGATCAGCGTTGCAGATTTATGGAGCAGGTTGCGGAAAAAGAAGCAGGCGATGATGAAGCTCATAATATGGATGAGGATTACGTTCGTGCTCTTGAGTACGGAATGCCTCCGGCCGCAGGTCAGGGTATAGGTATAGATAGACTTGTAATGCTGCTTACTGACAGTGTTTCTATCCGTGAAGTTATTTTGTTCCCGCTTCTGAAAAGTGAAGCTCCTTCCGGCACTGGTGGCGCATGA